The Nicotiana tabacum cultivar K326 chromosome 5, ASM71507v2, whole genome shotgun sequence sequence GATACTTCCCTCGTAGCTGCGATCCCTGGTCAAGCCTTCAAACTCCGCATCTGCGCACTTCACTCCACACGTGCGATcctgcacctgcggtctcccaccgcaggtgcgaaaacaccagaagtcTGATCACTTCAGCGACAACACAACTTCAATTTTTTTGATCCGtcaagcacccgaaactcacccgaggcccccaagacctcaaccaaacataccaaccaatcctaaaacaccatacgaacttagtcgagcccttaaatcacatcaaacatcggtaaagtcacaaatcaccctctaactcaaacttaaagaacttgaaacttcaaaattctacaactgatgccgaaacctattaaaccacgtccgaatgacctcaaattttgcacacaagtcatattcaacattgcagacctattccaacttccagaatcggatttcgaccccgatatcaaaaattccactaccgattaaaatctccaaaaattcgacttttaccatttcaatcctaaatgagctatggacctccaaacacaatccggacacacccCTAAGCTCAAAATAACCCAACAAAGCTAAGGAAATCGACGAAACTCCAttacggagtcgtcttcatacagttccaactacggtccaaatcctaaggcttaaacttccgtttaggaactaagtgtctcaaaacactcaaaaaaccaaaacgaaacctccccgcaagtcacaatagtagaaaaaATATGGGGGAGAAGTTAATAGGATATCagagctataactctcaaaacgaccgaccgagtTTGATGATATAGCTTTGATTGATGAGGCGCAAGGCAGCGTTAATGAAAGACTGGAGGTTTCGAGCTAGGCCCTggagtccaaaggtttcaagttgagtatgACTAAGACGGAAtatctggagtgtaagttcaacaACGTGACGAGGCATTAATGAGAGACAAGAGGTTTCGAGCCAAGCCCTggagtccaaaggtttcaagttgagtaggactaagatggaatatctggagtgtaagttcagcaaCGTGACGGGGGAAGCGGACATGGTAGTGAGGCTCGACTCACAAATCATCcctaagagagaaagtttcaagTACCTAGGGTCAATCATCTAGGGAGATGGGGAAATCGACGAGGATTACACGCATTGTATTGGGGTGGGTGGATGAAATGGCGGTTAGcgtctggagtcttgtgtgacaagaaggtgctaccgacactcaaaggtaagttttatagagcagtggttagactggctatgttgtatggggttgaGTTTTGGCCAGTGAAgaattcacatatccagaagatgaaattagccgaaatgaggatgttgagatagatgtgcgggcatactaaaCTAGATAAGATaaagaatgaagatattcggaagAGGGTGGGCGTTGCTACCGtggacgacaagatgcgggaagcgaagCTTAGGTGGTTCcggcacgtgcggaggagaacCATAGATACCCCGTTTAGGAAGTGTGAGCAGTTGGCTTTggcaggtacgagaagaggtagagggcggcctaagaagtattggggcgatgtgatcaggcaggacatgacgcgactttagattttcgaggacatggctaTTGGTAGGAAcatatggaggtcgagcattagggttgtaggctagAGGGTAGTCGAGAGTTTTTCCCTCTTTGTACCGGGTAGCTTGATAGAGTTTTGTCCAGGTCTGTTAGCGGTCTATGTTGTGTTCACATTATTTTGTTGTGTTTGCATAGTTTTGTGGTATTGCCCTTTTACTTATTTGTTGTCTCTTACGATGCTGTTATTATCTTTCTGGCTTCTTTTGTTGTTACAAaccttttttttgtttcttttatgatattattgtctcttctgtttgagccgagggtctcccaaATATAGCCTCTCTATCCTTctggggtagaggtaaggtctgcgtatactctACTCTCCCTAGACCCACTAGTGAGATTTTTactgggtatatatatatatatatgtgtgtgtgtgtgtgcgcgcgcgcgcgcgcgtgTGTATgtgcatgtgtgtgtgtgtgtgagagagagagacatTTCTGGTTGGGTCCCTAAAGCACAAATCTTCTTTTAATCTCCATACCATCTAAAGAGTGAGGCTTTGAGTGCTTAGAAGACTAACCAGAGAATACTCGCCGGAGTAGAAAGTCGATTTCGATGACGATTTCGCAACAATGGCCGGAGGTATATACGATCTTTATTTCTGTTGCGCTCTGCTCTAACAATAAATTCTACCAAACTTAagtgaaattagaaaaaaatatcaagaaaaaacatgaaaattagcaCATCATCAACTAAGCTAACCGCTCGAAGTAGCCCAATCCAGgtaacaataaaaaaatatatttgagagaaataaaaaagagaaatatTGATAAAGAAATTACGAAAATGTTACCCTAAATAATAGAACTATACATGATTAGAGAGAAAAGTATGAATTTATGTGAATTATTTCCCTCCACATAATCCGTCACTATTTAGAGATCATACAGTTGTTCATATATAGAAGAGTATGCGTCTTTTGAAGTGTATTATCGTATAAAAGAAAATTTCCACTTTTTTTTCATCTGTTTATCTTTTTGCAACTGATAAACAGGGAAGGGAAAGTTcaccttttcaaaaacaaatttCACTTTTGACTTTTGAGAGGGAAAAGCATAGTCCAGTGACGTGACAATTTACGAGGTGTTTTTTAAGAAAGGACTACTATTATTGCTCTTTTGTCGTTCAAATATTAGTAGCTGTTTTCCTAGATATTATATTACAGATTTGTGTTCTATTTTTCCTTGGATATGAAACACATTACTGTATCATTACGGCTTACGTAGTTTGTCTAGTTGTCAAAGACATGTCACTATTTTGCTTCATGTGCCATCTATTTAATAGGATACTAGACGCTTAAGTTGGTCTACTTTTATCTTTAAAGTAATGGGTCGTTTGGTTGGACGAATTAAGAAAACACAATTTCAGCATCAAATTTCGTATAAAATATGGTTGGAGATATTAGGAAAATAGATTCTCTGTACTATTTTGCTCATATATGCAAAATTAATTTTTTCGTAATTAATATAGTAATATTTGATTGGTGGTAATAAATAATACCCATGTTAAATTGTGAGAAGTATATTTTATGCAAGACAAAATATgagataaatatatatatatactataataataAAAGTATTTAAAGACTAAAATATCCTTAAAGTAAATAActtttacataattttattgcATTATTATTCACTGcacatatataatttatatattctcATAACTATTTCTTTGTTATTATTCACTACGTATATATCTTTGCATTATAATTCTCATATAGCTACTCCTCCATATGAACCAAACATgtctacaataacaacatacccaatataaTTTCACAAGTGGAATCTGAACAGGAGCGGCTTAACGAAGTTaatggcctaaagccaaactatATTACGAGGCCTCTTAAAACTTATTCCACAAAATTCATGCAATATTGAGATACAAAAGAGCTTCCATTCTAATCAATGGATCAATCAAACTGAGTAAGTAGCTAAATCAAAGAAACTGAGCTGAAATAGAAAAAGTGAAATctcaaaaacataaaagaaaggaGGAAAAATTAGAAATGAAGAGGAACATAAATATAGTATAACTAACAAGACGAAACTTTACCAGTGTTTACTCACTCATCTATCATTCttaaccaaataaaaaaaaattttggCCTCtcaaaaataattgcataatatttataatatatcCCTATAATATTTTGGGGCCCTCTAGAATTTGGGGCCTAAGGCAATGGCTTGACCAGCCTTACCCCCCAGCTGGTCTTGGGTCTAAaaagagtagtgtgtacgcaaaagGATAAATAGACTGTTTTCGATAAATCAAACAGCCTGAATGTCTTAATGACATAACTGTGAGAAATAATTCTTTGCCATGATCTTATCATCAATTAACTATTTGCCATTTGaagtatataaaataaatatatatactagAAATACTTCAAATACAGTACATATCCGAACCTAGTAACCTTAAAAATGTAGATATCAAGTGCTTTGATAATAACTTAATGAAGACCAAACATAAAAGGGAACATTTGTTTATAGAAACTGTGGACTGCGGaggcaagcatgtcatatttttGTTAAAGTAAAATACTAATCCTTTATTTTGGTCCgcttcaaaaaaaataattcctttctaaatttggtcacAATTTAACTTAAAGTTACAATTTTACCATTaataagaagcttttataaccacaaatTTATACTCTACatattttttttacttgttttggatcacaaatttaaaaaattttcattttttcttagaCTCTGTGCAGGTTCACGGGGGAGTAATAAAGCTAAAGCCAAATAATCAATCCTAAATATGACTGCTGACCGAGAATCTAGCAACCCAAGACAGACCAAAATATCAGACAAAATCCAACAGCTAAGCAAACACCATATAAGGTTGAAACTAAGTTCGGCTTTTAACAATCTTCTGCTCTGACTATTAACTGATCAACTAGTAAAATCCAATGTTTAATTTTTCAGTGTCTTTATTTGGTTGCTTGTTCTTGATACTCTGAACTGCTACCTACTACTAGCAAAGACAAAGAAGCTAAAAAGCAAGTCAACTATCTATGACTATGGCTCTGTTTCTTCACATAAAAGGTACAAAAAAAAACTTCATTTCATAAGTACCatagaaaatcaagaaagcaataaAACCCCATTTTGCCCTCATGTCCTTTTATTTCTAACTTTCTTGTCATAATTTCTTTTCATATAGCCAAGTGGGGTGAAACAATTACAGCTCAGTTCAGTTGAAAGTTTCATTTTTTTATCTCCAaatttgttgttgtcatatttTGATGTACAGAAAGAGGAAGATTCTTGGTTTCACATTAGATCTGGCTTCACGGGCCTTGTGGGGTTTGTATTGAAGTAGCAAACTGGAGTTATCTGTGTGCATATAATGATGAAAACTTGAGTTTTTGCTATTTGTCTTGTAGCTAGTGGAGCTAAAAGTTGCATCTTTGTGGTGTTCTTGCTCTAATGGGGATTTGTCTGAGCTACCAAATCAAGACTGAGACCACATTTTATACTGCTTCTTCTGGTATAAGTTCACTATCTTTTTGTATGTAATTTATACTTGAAAGTTCTTTGCTTTCTTGGCTTCATTTTAAGTACTCTTTTGGCATTGGCAAGTTGTTTCTGATCTCCAttttattctctctttttttgttgATAATTTGTAAAGCTCTAGTACTGTTACCAATTTATCCTACAGATGCAAAGAGAATGAGTGATTAGGCGAGTTAAAGTCTTTGCTTGTTTCAAAAATCAAAGAATTCTAaaagggaaaaaggaaagaaagactaagagaaagaaaaaggataCTTGTTACTAAACAAAAAatttgtttggggggggggggggagaggtgaagaggaggaggagaagaaatGGAGGAAATGCATCCAGAAGCACAACTTGTTTCTTGTTATTGTCGGGTTTTATGGGTGACTAATGTATTGCCTCAGCCGGGGGCGGAGCTAGAAGTCCGACTATGGTTTTCGGCCGAACCCAATAGCTTTTTCTCAAACAGTGTATTTGTGCTAAAAAAATCACTAAAATTTTTCAAGTATTAGTTTAGAccccaattattggtatttaaagAATTCGTTCTAAAATCCGGAACCCATAATGTTAAAATTCTGGCTCTGCCTCTGGTATGAGTATCATTTATTTGCAAATTGCAAAGAAGGTTACATTTGGTTGTGTTTCAAAGATCAGCAATAGTACTTTTGGAAAGGCTTCTATTTTTGTTTTATAATGGAGCTTTGTTTCGGCTGTGAAGATTAGTAGTAGTAATTGTTTTCTTCTGTCTTATTGCAATATAAATGTCGGTTTTTAGGGTTAGATTCAAGAAATGCCAGTGGAAATGGTACCGAGACTAGTAATTCGAATAGCAAGCGCTCATCAGCTTCCATACCACCAACTCCTCGTAGCGAGGGTGAGATCTTGCAATCTTCCAACTTGAGGAGCTACACTTTCAGTGAACTTCGTGCAGCTACTAGAAACTTCCGTCCTGATAGTGTAGTAGGAGAAGGAGGTTTCGGTTCAGTATTCAAAGGGTGGGTCGATGAGCATACTCTTGCAGCATCAAAGCCTGGCACTGGGATTGTGATAGCTGTCAAAAAGTTAAACCAAGAAGGGTGGCAGGGCCACAGGGAATGGCTGGTGAGTCGATTCTTCTACTTCGAGTTGCTCAGCATATGGAATAATGTTTTCAAAAAAACATTTCGTATCTCTTGGGAAGTTTGTTGTGCACATTTCCTATCTTGCAAGGTTTATTCTGTAAAGATATTTGTTTCTGGACTTCGAAATGTAACCCCATATACAGATTAGGGGGGAAAAAATCTGATCAATAAAATCTTGATGAATAGGATGACTTGATTTGGATCATGTTGGCAGTTCTAATTTATCATTTGCTACAAATGACTGCAGTTATTAAAAGCAAGGTACTTTATGTTCTGAACCTTTCAAATTTGCAGGCTGAGATAAATTATCTAGGGCAACTACATCATCCAAATCTTGTTAAATTGATCGGTTATTGCTTAGAGGAGGATCACAGGCTCTTGGTCTACGAGTTCATGCCTAAGGGTAGCATGGAGAATCATCTATTTAGGAGTGAGTTCTGCATCTGTTTAATTTTATATACTTCCACCTGTGTAATTATTTAACGTTCACCTGAACAAGCTTCTGGAATTTTATTTGACTCAGGAGGTTCATACTATCAACCACTTTCTTGGAGCCTTCGTATGAAAGTTGCGCTAGGCGCTGCAAGGGGCCTTGCATTTCTTCATAATGCTGAAACAAAAGTTATCTATAGAGACTTCAAGACTTCTAATATTTTGCTCGACTCGGTATATGAATATCATTTCAAAATGTCACATCTTTAGACTGTCTGTCCTCTTAAAGCATGTGTTGTTGAAGCCTCAtgttttttgattttgtttttgttgcaCTCAATTTTCCGTTTTACATCGACAGGACTACAATGCCAAGCTTTCTGATTTTGGGTTGGCCAGAGATGGTCCGACTGGTGATCAGAGCCATGTGTCTACTAGGGTTATGGGAACTTATGGATATGCTGCTCCAGAGTATCTATCTACAGGTTTGTCTCCATGCTTTCCAAGTTCATTAATTATGGTACTATTTAGTTCCTTTTACGCAGCTCAGTTTCTACTGTGGATGATCTTCTACATTCGTGTCTACTCATTTCGTCCTGTTTACTGTATCTGGATTCGGAGTTCATTTGAAATTGACGAGAATATTATAACGGATGAACAGTTTCTCTTAATAAATTTAATTTAGTTTGAATTGAATGAACTGCACTTACATTTTCTTTCACCTAATAAATGTGTATAAAAACGTTCATGTTTGAAAAAATACAATCTTGGACAACGTTGTTTCCATCTTCATAAGCAGTCACAGATTGGTACTTTTCATAACTCGACCACATTCTGAGCTGATTAATTTTCTCTTTGTTTGGAAGGTCATCTTACTGCAAAGAGTGATGTATACAGCTTTGGGGTAGTTCTGTTAGAAATTCTATCCGGTAAGAAAGCAATAGACAAGAATCGACCCACAGGGGAACATAATCTTGTCGAGTGGGCAAAACCTTATTTGACCAACAAACGTAGAGTTTTCCGTGTTCTAGACAGCCGTCTTGAAGGACAATATTTACTCAATCGTGCCATAAAGGTTGCTAACCTCGCTGTTCAATGCCTGTCAATGGACCCAAAGTCGAGGCCAACAATGGATGAAGTAGTAACAGCTCTAGAACAGCTTCAGGAGTCCAAAGATGTagcgaaaaatgataaaaaaggtCGACAGGTAAGTCAGCAGAGCCAATCAAGTTTTGCACTCAAGAAATCCTGCAGAAGCGGCGCGGAAGAGACCCCGGGAAAGGCAAAGTATCCAAGACCTACACCTTCACTTCTTTCCACATAAAAGGAGGAAAGGAAGTTCTTGGTATGCTAATTACTAGCATTCTTTAGTTCAAGAACTTCTGGCATATAACTAGGAAAATGTCTTCCACTAATATGTACAGCTTGTCTTTACTCTTTTTTTGGATAATGGTTGAACTATAGATTTATGAGGGGCTAGCTGTAGGAGGAATTGCAAGCAGAGTGTTTGTTTTTCCTTGGAAGCACAATATTTGCTGTAAATTCCCGGATTCGGTTACTCTTATTTGTTTAGTGTATGTTAATCAGCAGGGAACCTTGATTCTAGGTATTTAGTTTATTCGAAGCTTAGCTACAATGTTAGTAAAAAAGGCAGCCGGTGCAAGAAGCATCCCGCATTTACGTAGGATCCGGGGAAGGGCTGCACCCCAGTGGGTGTGATGTGGGCAGCCTACCTTGATGCAAATATCTATAGCTAATTCTACGGCTCCAACCCGTGACCTATAGTTCATATGGAGACAACTTTAGATACAATGTTAATATCTTGTTTAAGATCTTGTTATTTAATTCCTCCTGTATTTTGTATCATGGTCCTTGAAAAGGAGATGGAGGGTTATAGTAAACGGTATAACAGGAAAATATTAAATCAATACTAAAAAATTCCAACAGAATTTAGCACTTTTTGGATGGAAGAATTGTTGGTACTTAAAATGATTAAGGGCCGCCTGATCCCAAATTCTACTATGCGCGGAGTTTGGGGAAGAACCGGACCAAGCTAAGGGTACTTAAAATGATTAGTATTTACAAATGTACCAAACATATGACATAACGCAGAAGGAATATGAGCTTGCAAAATACTTAAAGGGACAATTTGTGATATTCATAGACAATATATAATTCCATTACACAGAAGTTATTAGTAGTAATTGCAAATATAATAGAGCTGCGGGCTACAATTTTGTCCTAATTTTGATCTTTCTGCAGCCGCATCAGCATCTATATATCTCATTTCACCTTTTGGCTGGCTTTAACTTTCTTATACATCATCACTAAAATGTAAAACGAAACTGCTTTCCCCTATACCTAAAATTTCTCCcgttaaaaatgagaaaaattggAGGTGGGGAAAATGGTATACTTAGTATATGAAACTaaagaaaagtaatttttttttcttttttgtaaatGATAGTATTCGGATCAATATTTTAAGTTAAACTCGGAAATTTTTGGCCTCATAAGTCTGACCAAACTGCCAATTAGATGGTGCCACGTTGTATGTGGTAACATAGCGATGGTCACTGGCTTTGACTTTAAAGGAGAGAGCTTGACCAACAAGCTGAGCATTGGATTGCCAGTTTTGGCCCCAATTACGACTCATAGCCATCCATTTTGTGTTTGTACCTTTGACGAAAACTTTCTGAATGTCACCTGCACCTGCCACGTTCGTCACTATTACCATGTTGAAGTAATTAAAACCATTGATTGTGAATCTGATTCCTCCTGATTTTTTGCATGGAAC is a genomic window containing:
- the LOC107787920 gene encoding receptor-like cytoplasmic kinase 176 is translated as MGICLSYQIKTETTFYTASSGLDSRNASGNGTETSNSNSKRSSASIPPTPRSEGEILQSSNLRSYTFSELRAATRNFRPDSVVGEGGFGSVFKGWVDEHTLAASKPGTGIVIAVKKLNQEGWQGHREWLAEINYLGQLHHPNLVKLIGYCLEEDHRLLVYEFMPKGSMENHLFRRGSYYQPLSWSLRMKVALGAARGLAFLHNAETKVIYRDFKTSNILLDSDYNAKLSDFGLARDGPTGDQSHVSTRVMGTYGYAAPEYLSTGHLTAKSDVYSFGVVLLEILSGKKAIDKNRPTGEHNLVEWAKPYLTNKRRVFRVLDSRLEGQYLLNRAIKVANLAVQCLSMDPKSRPTMDEVVTALEQLQESKDVAKNDKKGRQVSQQSQSSFALKKSCRSGAEETPGKAKYPRPTPSLLST